Proteins from one Amycolatopsis benzoatilytica AK 16/65 genomic window:
- a CDS encoding SprT family zinc-dependent metalloprotease, which yields MTAVLQLDDLRVPVEIGGSSRKARLTIEADGSLRLLAADDVATEELHQFLASKREWVYRKLAEKEVLQHEPITKELVDGEGFLYLGRSHRLKIDDVDGVVRLERGRIVLPRRLLGVGEASLIAWYQRCGEAWLGPRSRAWAERLRVDAGPIEVADLGHKWGSATAGRRVRIHWATLQLSPPLVDYVLAHELAHLREPHHGPAFWQLLARVMPDYDERKQELAKRGTCLWFGRTSRLS from the coding sequence ATGACCGCTGTCCTCCAGCTTGACGATCTGCGCGTGCCGGTCGAGATCGGCGGCAGCAGCCGTAAGGCCCGGCTCACCATTGAAGCCGACGGATCACTGCGTTTGTTGGCCGCCGACGACGTGGCGACCGAGGAGCTGCATCAATTCCTGGCCTCGAAACGCGAGTGGGTCTACCGCAAGCTGGCGGAGAAGGAAGTCCTGCAGCACGAGCCGATCACCAAGGAGCTCGTCGACGGCGAAGGCTTCCTCTACCTAGGCCGCAGCCATCGGCTGAAGATCGACGACGTAGACGGCGTTGTTCGCCTAGAGCGTGGACGAATCGTTCTACCACGGCGTCTGCTCGGGGTAGGAGAGGCAAGCCTGATTGCCTGGTACCAGCGCTGCGGCGAAGCCTGGCTAGGACCCCGCTCTCGGGCATGGGCAGAGCGCCTACGAGTCGATGCGGGGCCCATCGAGGTGGCAGACCTCGGCCACAAGTGGGGAAGCGCGACGGCCGGACGCCGGGTGCGTATCCACTGGGCGACACTGCAGCTGTCTCCGCCGCTCGTTGATTACGTGTTGGCACACGAACTCGCGCATCTGCGCGAGCCTCACCACGGCCCCGCGTTCTGGCAGCTGCTCGCCCGCGTCATGCCGGACTACGACGAGCGCAAGCAGGAACTGGCCAAGCGAGGCACCTGCCTCTGGTTTGGGCGAACGAGTCGACTGAGCTGA